The Amycolatopsis jiangsuensis nucleotide sequence GACAACAGCGCCGTGCCGCCAAGCTTCGCGCGCTTCGCCGGCGCGAACTTCGCCACGGGCCGCAGTTGCCGTGGCACGTCGGCGGCGGGCAGCTTCGCGACCGCCGCCGCGGTCAGCTCGGCGATCCGCTCCCGCACCGCCGCCGGTAGGTTCGCCCACGACGCCGGTTCGGGCACCGGAGCGTCCGGCTGAGCCCGCGCCGGAACCTCCGAGGGGCCTGCGGCCTCCTCGGGTTCCTCGGGGTGCACGGGCTGGGGGTGCATTGGTCCAGGGTAGGCCTCGGCGGCGGATCCCGCGCCGTCTGGGACGCGCTCAGCCGGCGGCCACGGCACGGCGGACGCTCTCCCGGAGCAGACCACGGCGCCGCTCGTGCACCTCGGCGGCTTCTCCGGCGGTGGCGGCGTAGACGTTGCTGACCGGCGACCAGGCCATCGACATGGCGATGACCATGGCCATCAGGTCGAACGGCTCGCCGGGGCGCACGGTCCCGGCCTCCTGCTCCGCGACGATCGCGTCCAGTTTGTGACCGGTGCGCTCCATCGCGTTCTCGACCAGGTGCCCGGCCGGACGGCGTTCGAGCCGGGCCCAGGTCGCCAGCCGGATGAGGTCGGGGCGGAGCAGGTACCGGTCGTAGAGGCGCACCGCCCAGTCGGCGAGAT carries:
- a CDS encoding TetR family transcriptional regulator, coding for MSAQPRTARGTATRERIVEVATREFAEYGIAGARVERIVAEASTNKAQLYGYFGSKEKLFDTIFTASLDQIVDAVPIGPDLADWAVRLYDRYLLRPDLIRLATWARLERRPAGHLVENAMERTGHKLDAIVAEQEAGTVRPGEPFDLMAMVIAMSMAWSPVSNVYAATAGEAAEVHERRRGLLRESVRRAVAAG